Proteins from a single region of Corvus hawaiiensis isolate bCorHaw1 chromosome 6, bCorHaw1.pri.cur, whole genome shotgun sequence:
- the LOC125327335 gene encoding mas-related G-protein coupled receptor member H-like — translation MAVSSMSPPSASPMGEADLCEIGVTDMAIHGFTLLISLCGVAGNAAVFWFLGFHIKRDTMKPITAYILDLAIIDFLFLIFMVPSSLLFLLEDLSCSAIMPPAYISFLFLLFVLFYSVGLFRLTAISIERCRSILCPRGYFCHLPQDLSWVVVSALLWALSIAVIAAISAVTSLCQSQEREHCRGALISLYILSFLVFAPSVVISSAILFIHFKGSCQQQQLQRLDIIVFLIMLLTLPISVWNFLQQLGYTTVSSQVILLFACMHSTINPFIYFSVTKSWRQRSMKSLRKSLQKVFEESEENTACSSDDTMDMGALSPLNPSTAPMEDQGAVAEGFLEPPDQ, via the coding sequence ATGGCGGTGAGCTCCATGTCCCCACCTTCTGCCTCACCCATGGGAGAAGCTGATCTGTGTGAGATAGGTGTCACCGACATGGCCATACACGGTTTCACGCTGCTCATCAGCCTCTGTGGGGTGGCCGGGAATGCGGCTGTCTTCTGGTTCCTCGGCTTCCACATCAAGAGGGACACCATGAAACCCATCACTGCCTACATCCTTGACCTGGCCATTATCgacttcctcttcctcatcttcatggtcccctcttccctgcttttcctgctggaggATTTGTCCTGCTCTGCCATCATGCCCCCAGCATACATtagcttccttttcctcctgttcgTGTTGTTCTACAGCGTAGGGCTGTTCCGGCTGACGGCCATCAGCATCGAGAGGTGCAGGTCCATCCTCTGCCCACGTGGGTACTTCTGCCACCTTCCCCAGGACCTGTCATGGGTGGTGGTGAGTGCCCTGCTCTGGGCCCTGTCCATCGCTGTCATCGCTGCCATTTCCGCAGTGACTTCCCTGTGCCAGTCACAGGAACGCGAGCACTGCCGGGGGGCTCTCATCTCCCTGTACATCCTCAGCTTCCTCGTCTTTGCTCCATCCGTGGTCATTTCCAGTGCAATCCTCTTCATCCATTTCAAGGgtagctgccagcagcagcaactcCAGAGGCTCGACATCATTGTCTTCCTCATTATGCTCCTCACTCTCCCCATTAGCGTCTGgaatttcctgcagcagctcggCTACACCACTGTGTCCTCCCAGGTCATTCTCCTGTTCGCCTGCATGCACAGCACCATCAACCCCTTCATCTACTTCTCTGTAACAAAGAGCTGGAGGCAGCGCTCCATGAAGTCCCTCAGGAAATCCCTCCAGAAGGTCTTCGAGGAGTCAGAAGAAAACACGGCCTGCAGCAGTGATGACACCATGGACATGGGGGCCCTGAGCCCATTGAACCCTTCAACTGCACCGATGGAGGACCAAGGGGCAGTGGCTGAGGGATTCCTTGAGCCACCAGATCAATAA